One region of Manduca sexta isolate Smith_Timp_Sample1 chromosome 25, JHU_Msex_v1.0, whole genome shotgun sequence genomic DNA includes:
- the LOC115443755 gene encoding peptide chain release factor 1 encodes MDFLCKSNYSRSIVKIIELRRKQDLTNSCKNITSNSNNLKIKTKSKTVIKMSLSRLLILKSFMNSERHLLLINKRYAQNAVNLSDPAIQTYFKHLMLEHEQLHSKARRTTYEMGRLNEIKPIIDVLKQRIALYDSIESLKELNKKEGDTEMKKMIKEEAAIYLKRMTEIDGELQSILFEPSYSNGGVLLEVTAGAGGQEAMLFAMELFELYMSHAKYKGWEVDIASYEKTELGGVRKASMLIQGVGVPELMRMEAGVHRVQRIPTTEKGGRIHTSTVSVAVLPQPTEVELNIPDRDISIETKRASGAGGQHVNTTDSAVRITHTPTGTVVECQEGRSQIKNKQIALQKLRTLLLEKQLQEQSSKINSERKSQVGSGNRNEKIRTYNYPQDRITEHREGGGTFHNLKGFMEGGEQLEQLQESLLKQHRYQIVIEEINDFIKKYKAEKTGNS; translated from the exons GATTTGACAAACAGCTGTAAAAATATAACCTCAAACAGTAataacttgaaaataaaaacaaaatctaaaacaGTTATAAAGATGTCGCTATCAAGactattaattttgaaatcattTATGAACAGCGAGAGACACTTACTTCTTATTAATAAAAGGTACGCACAAAATGCAGTGAATTTATCGGATCCGGCTAttcaaacttattttaagcaTTTAATGCTTGAACATGAGCAATTGCATTCAAAAGCTCGCCGGACTACGTATGAAATGGGAAGATTGAACGAAATAAAGCCAATAATTGATGTTCTTAAACAGAGAATTGCTCTGTACGACAGCATCGAGTCACTCAAAGAACTCAACAAGAAAGAAGGCGATACAGAgatgaaaaaaatgataaaagaagaAGCTGCGATATATCTAAAACGTATGACAGAGATCGACGGTGAACTGCAGTCAATTCTTTTCGAACCCTCTTATTCTAACGGTGGCGTGTTATTGGAAGTAACAGCAGGCGCTGGAGGTCAAGAAGCTATGTTATTCGCAATGGAACTCTTTGAACTATACATGTCGCATGCTAAGTACAAAGGCTGGGAAGTAGATATAGCTTCATACGAAAAAACAGAGCTGGGTGGAGTAAGAAAAGCGTCAATGCTGATACAAGGTGTCGGAGTACCGGAGTTAATGAGAATGGAAGCTGGAGTTCATAGAGTACAACGGATCCCTACCACTGAGAAGGGCGGACGCATTCACACTAGCACGGTGTCAGTTGCAGTACTACCACAGCCGACAGAAGTGGAGCTTAATATTCCTGACAGAGATATTTCAATTGAAACAAAGAGAGCGAGTGGTGCGGGCGGCCAGCATGTAAACACAACTGACAGTGCTGTACGCATCACTCACACACCTACGGGCACAGTTGTCGAGTGTCAAGAAGGCAGGTctcagattaaaaataaacaaattgctCTTCAAAAATTACGAACATTATTATTGGAGAAGCAATTGCAAGAACAAAGTTCCAAAATTAACAGTGAAAGAAAATCCCAg GTTGGTTCCGGAAACAGAAATGAAAAGATAAGAACGTACAACTACCCTCAAGACAGGATAACTGAGCACAGAGAAGGCGGAGGCACTTTCCATAACCTCAAAGGATTTATGGAAGGCGGGGAACAATTAGAACAGTTACAAGAGTCTCTCTTAAAGCAACATCGCTACCAAATTGTGATAGAGGAGatcaatgattttataaaaaaatataaagctgagaAAACCGGAAACAGCTAA